The following are encoded in a window of Roseimaritima ulvae genomic DNA:
- a CDS encoding aminotransferase class I/II-fold pyridoxal phosphate-dependent enzyme, producing the protein MSSSPPPPFRWMQQRLEELDQAALRRRLRPADTQSLQLIDQHGQPRINFGSNDYLGLASQPLTAPARPPGDRLPPVDQPPRRGSGASALVCGHTLLHQRLIDALRQLEETEAAVLYPSGYAACSGCVAALARRGDLILSDALNHASLIDGCRLSKAERFVFAHADTEMVEALLKHHRRSFRNAWIVTDSVFSMDGDIAPLQRLAAIAARYDATLIVDEAHGTAVLGSDGSGACAALGIKDQVPIRIGTLSKALGAQGGFVVGPQVVIDYLLNHSRPLIYSTAAAPTTIAAALLGVQSIAEEPKKREHVQRLSRRLRAGLRSLGKDQPADDSLAAGVPIVPIRLGAAEAATAAAEQLWDRGFYVPAIRPPTVPPGTSRLRVSLSAAHSEQQVDALLEAIAHLPVA; encoded by the coding sequence TTGAGCAGTTCTCCCCCACCACCGTTTCGCTGGATGCAGCAGCGCCTGGAGGAACTGGACCAAGCCGCCCTGCGACGACGGCTGCGGCCGGCCGACACGCAATCGCTGCAGCTGATCGACCAACACGGCCAGCCGCGAATTAACTTTGGCTCCAACGACTACCTGGGCCTTGCCAGCCAACCACTGACGGCGCCCGCGCGGCCGCCCGGAGATCGCTTGCCGCCGGTCGACCAGCCGCCGCGGCGAGGCAGCGGAGCCAGCGCGCTGGTGTGCGGACACACGCTGCTGCACCAACGGCTGATCGACGCCCTGCGACAACTGGAAGAGACCGAAGCGGCCGTGTTGTACCCCTCGGGCTATGCGGCCTGCAGCGGTTGTGTCGCGGCCTTGGCACGACGCGGCGATTTAATCCTCAGCGATGCCCTCAACCACGCCAGCCTGATCGATGGCTGCCGGCTCTCCAAAGCCGAACGCTTTGTGTTTGCCCACGCCGACACGGAGATGGTGGAGGCTTTGCTGAAGCATCATCGCCGAAGTTTTCGCAACGCTTGGATCGTCACCGACAGCGTGTTCAGCATGGATGGCGACATCGCTCCGCTGCAACGCCTAGCCGCCATCGCCGCCCGCTACGATGCCACGCTGATCGTCGACGAAGCCCATGGCACAGCCGTACTGGGCAGTGACGGCAGCGGTGCTTGCGCGGCGCTGGGAATCAAGGACCAAGTCCCGATTCGCATCGGTACGCTCAGCAAAGCCCTCGGCGCCCAAGGCGGCTTTGTGGTCGGCCCTCAGGTGGTGATCGATTATTTGCTGAACCACTCGCGGCCTTTGATCTACAGTACCGCCGCCGCCCCCACGACCATCGCCGCAGCCCTGCTGGGCGTGCAATCAATTGCCGAGGAACCGAAAAAACGCGAACACGTCCAGCGACTCAGCCGACGACTGCGAGCCGGGCTGAGATCGCTGGGCAAAGACCAACCCGCGGATGATTCGTTGGCCGCCGGGGTGCCGATCGTACCGATCCGGTTGGGCGCGGCCGAAGCTGCGACTGCCGCGGCGGAACAACTATGGGATCGCGGGTTCTACGTCCCGGCCATCCGTCCCCCGACCGTCCCGCCGGGCACCTCGCGACTGCGGGTCAGTTTGTCGGCGGCCCACAGCGAACAGCAAGTCGACGCCTTGCTCGAAGCCATCGCGCACCTGCCCGTAGCCTAG
- a CDS encoding DNA gyrase subunit B: MSDVPPSESASPEPTPPSSRIAANAEYTSKDLQHLSDLEHVRERPGMYIGDTTGRGLHHLVYEVVDNSIDEAMAEFATAVSVTVHSDGSVTVEDDGRGIPVTIHEQLSEEMDREVTTLEGVMTVLKFGGKFQKGAYQTSGGLHGVGVTVVNFLSQWCEVEVSRDGWTWTQVYERGIPQGPVTKGHATKKKGTKTTFKADGQIFSTTKYSFDTLYKRLQELAFLNSGVHIKFLDERNGESGDFKYERGILEFVEHLNRASDVLHSDVIHMQGSRDGVEYEIALQYNTDFTETVQSYVNNIHTIEGGTHVSGFRSALTRTLNNYGKKENLFKATTPTGDDFREGLTAVISVRVPHPQFEGQTKTKLGNGEVEGIVSGGVGEQLTKYMEENPRVAKTIVRKGLLAAEAREAARKAKDMLRKRKDALGGGGLPGKLRDCISKKMEECEVYLVEGDSAGGSAEGGRMREYQAILPLRGKIINAYKSREDKVLANEEVQSMIQAIGTGIGADQDLTRRRYNKIIIMTDADVDGSHIRTLLLCFFYRQMYQLVAGGHVYVAQPPLFRVSRGKERYYIQTEEEMKAQLLERGLADSVFEAEDGRRIEGEQMEKLCTTLAGIEDAITAMERRGISLKAHALRLDPETNRLPPFHLFVGAEDHWFQSHEKVEEYLSANNLSLDSEAEPAAEGEEGAEGDKAPEEAAGPSVYLIELHEVRTINSALKDLQQVGVGIDDLIPQERTGSTAPRFELVRGDDNRRSLEDLRELLPQVRAAGEKGLQLTRFKGLGEMNAEELRETTLDPSNRTLVQVNLADAGAADEMFRLLMGDKVEPRREFIEKHALDVRNLDV; the protein is encoded by the coding sequence ATGAGCGACGTCCCTCCTTCCGAATCCGCTTCTCCCGAACCCACCCCTCCTTCGAGTCGCATCGCAGCCAACGCTGAGTACACGTCGAAGGATTTGCAGCATTTGTCGGACTTGGAACACGTCCGCGAGCGGCCCGGCATGTACATCGGCGACACCACCGGTCGGGGCCTGCATCACTTGGTCTATGAAGTCGTCGACAATTCGATCGACGAAGCGATGGCGGAATTCGCCACCGCGGTCTCGGTGACCGTCCACAGCGATGGCTCGGTCACGGTGGAAGACGACGGTCGCGGCATCCCGGTCACCATTCACGAGCAGTTGTCCGAGGAGATGGATCGCGAAGTCACCACGCTCGAAGGCGTGATGACGGTGCTGAAATTTGGCGGCAAGTTCCAAAAAGGGGCCTACCAAACCTCCGGCGGATTGCACGGCGTGGGCGTGACCGTGGTTAACTTCCTGTCGCAGTGGTGCGAAGTCGAAGTCAGTCGCGATGGTTGGACCTGGACGCAAGTCTACGAACGCGGCATTCCGCAAGGTCCGGTCACCAAGGGGCACGCCACCAAAAAGAAGGGCACCAAGACGACCTTCAAGGCTGACGGCCAGATTTTCAGCACCACCAAGTATTCCTTCGACACGCTGTACAAACGTCTTCAGGAACTGGCCTTCTTGAATTCCGGCGTGCACATCAAGTTTCTGGACGAACGCAACGGCGAATCGGGCGATTTCAAATACGAACGCGGGATCCTGGAATTCGTCGAGCATCTCAACCGCGCCAGCGATGTGCTGCACAGCGATGTGATCCACATGCAGGGTTCGCGCGACGGCGTGGAGTACGAGATCGCGCTGCAGTACAACACCGACTTCACCGAAACCGTGCAGTCCTACGTGAACAACATTCACACCATCGAGGGCGGCACCCACGTGTCGGGCTTCCGCTCCGCCCTGACACGAACGCTGAACAACTACGGCAAAAAAGAAAACCTGTTCAAAGCCACCACGCCCACCGGCGATGACTTCCGCGAAGGCCTGACGGCGGTGATCAGTGTTCGCGTGCCGCATCCGCAGTTTGAAGGGCAAACCAAAACCAAACTCGGCAACGGCGAAGTCGAAGGGATTGTCAGCGGCGGCGTCGGCGAACAGCTGACCAAGTACATGGAAGAAAATCCTCGGGTTGCCAAAACGATTGTCCGCAAAGGTCTGTTGGCCGCCGAGGCCCGCGAAGCGGCTCGCAAAGCCAAAGATATGTTGCGCAAACGCAAAGACGCCCTCGGCGGCGGCGGACTGCCCGGTAAACTTCGCGACTGTATCAGCAAAAAGATGGAAGAGTGCGAAGTCTACCTGGTGGAAGGTGACTCGGCCGGTGGTTCGGCCGAAGGCGGACGGATGCGTGAATACCAAGCCATCCTGCCGCTGCGTGGTAAGATCATCAACGCCTACAAAAGTCGCGAAGACAAGGTGTTGGCGAACGAAGAAGTCCAGTCGATGATTCAGGCCATCGGTACGGGCATCGGTGCCGACCAAGACCTCACGCGGCGACGTTACAACAAGATCATCATCATGACCGACGCGGACGTGGACGGTAGCCACATCCGCACCCTGTTGCTGTGCTTCTTCTATCGCCAAATGTATCAGTTGGTTGCCGGCGGACACGTCTACGTCGCCCAGCCGCCACTGTTCCGCGTCAGCCGTGGCAAGGAACGCTACTACATCCAAACCGAAGAAGAAATGAAAGCTCAGCTGCTCGAACGCGGTTTGGCCGACAGCGTGTTCGAAGCCGAAGACGGACGCCGCATCGAAGGCGAGCAGATGGAGAAACTGTGCACCACGCTGGCGGGAATCGAAGACGCCATCACGGCCATGGAACGTCGCGGCATCAGTCTGAAAGCCCACGCCCTGCGGTTGGATCCCGAAACCAATCGCCTGCCACCATTCCACTTGTTCGTCGGCGCCGAAGATCACTGGTTCCAGTCGCACGAAAAGGTCGAAGAATACCTCAGTGCCAACAACCTCTCGCTCGATAGCGAAGCCGAACCGGCCGCCGAAGGCGAAGAGGGTGCAGAAGGCGATAAGGCGCCCGAGGAAGCGGCCGGTCCGTCGGTGTATCTGATCGAACTGCACGAAGTCCGCACGATCAACTCGGCTTTGAAAGATTTGCAGCAAGTGGGCGTTGGTATCGACGATTTGATTCCACAGGAACGCACCGGCAGCACCGCTCCGCGGTTTGAATTGGTGCGCGGCGATGATAACCGACGGTCTCTAGAAGACCTTCGCGAACTGTTGCCACAGGTTCGAGCGGCCGGTGAAAAGGGGTTGCAGTTGACCCGCTTTAAAGGGTTGGGCGAAATGAACGCCGAAGAATTGCGGGAAACCACGCTGGATCCTTCCAACCGAACGCTGGTGCAGGTCAATCTGGCTGATGCCGGCGCGGCCGACGAAATGTTTCGCTTGTTGATGGGCGACAAGGTCGAACCGCGACGAGAGTTCATCGAGAAGCACGCCTTGGACGTGCGTAATCTGGACGTGTAG